Within the Planctomycetota bacterium genome, the region CGCGCCGCCCGACTGAAGATGAGCGGAACCTTTTTCTCCGATTACGGCTTCCTGGTGGAAGGCGATTTTCCGTCTTCCTCCACCGGGCCGACCCCGACCCTCCAGGGGGCCTATGTGGAGTGGAAGAAGCTCCGGGAATTCCGCCTCCAGGTGGGCCAGTTCAAGGTTCCCATCAGCCAGGAACGCCTGCGCTCCCGCCTCTTCAGCGATTTCGTGGAGGATTCCGTCCTCACGCGGTTCGTCCCCGGATACGACCTGGGGATTCTGGCCTACGGACAGCTCGCCGGCGGCGCGGCCGGGTATCAGGCCGCCGTCGTCCACGGCCGAAGCCACCTCGACAACGCCGGCCGCTCCCGCCACGACGACAACGACGAAAAGGAATTCGCCGCGCGCGTCACCCTCTCCCCCTGGGCCCCGGACAAGGAGGCGTTCTTCCTCAAGGGACTCCGCGTGGGCCTGGCCGGAACCGTCACCGACGTGGACGATGTGACGATCAGCGGCACGGGGGTGACGGCATTCGACCTTTCGACGCCCGAACTCGGCGTCCTCTTCTTCGATCCCGCGGTTTCCTCCGGAACCCTGGCGCTCGACGGCCGCCGGACGCGCCTCGGCGCGGAGCTCTCCTGGGCCGTGGGCCCCGCCTGCCTGCGCGCCGAGATCCTCGCGCGGCGGGACGAAATGGTCAATACCGGCGTCCGAGAGGACATTCCCATCCGCGCCTGGTCCGCCACGCTGACCTGGATCCTGACGGGCGAGGAGAAGAACCCGGAATCCCGTATCGTGCCCGCTCACCCCCTCGGGGAGAACGGCGGATGGGGCGCGCTCGAGGTGGCGGCGCGCCTGGCCGGCGCCGAAATCGACGACCGCATCGAAAACCTCGGCGTCCTCGTCGCCGGCCATTCCCTCAAGGTCCGCAGCGCCACGGTCGGCCTGAACTGGTGGCCCGCCCGCAACCTCCGCCTCTCCGCCGACGCCGTCCGCGAGAAGTTCGGAGACGACCTCGACATGGGCGCCGGCCGCACCGAGGACGCCTTCACCGGCTTCCTCGCACGCTTTCAGATCGATTTTTGAGTCCGCCTGCGCCGGAGCCCGGCGACGAGCCCTCCGAGAGCGCCCAGGACCAGAATCGCCTCAAGTCCCGTCAGGCCGCACCCCCCGCCTCCGCCTCCCCCGCCGTCCTCCCCGCCGCCTCCTCCACCGGAACCGCCGCCTCCCGTTCCCCCCGTTCCGCCTCCTCCCCCCGTCCCGCCCGTGGAGGATCCGAAACCCGGATACGTCACCGAACTCACGAAGGTCACCTTCTCCGTGTTGAGCCCGGAATAATCATCCTTGAGGACGCCCCCGGTATCGTGCGATTCCGGCGTCCAGCACCACCAGGTCCACGAAAGCCCGTTCTCCTGGATATAGGCGCGCAGCTTCTCCGCCCAGAGACGCTCGCGGGTGCGCTTGTCCTCGCTGATGTCCGTCCGGCTCGAGGGAACCGTCAAAAACGATCCCCATTCGCCGACCCACACCGGAGCGATGTTCTC harbors:
- a CDS encoding porin, which codes for MNLAAAVAALFALAPQETDSERLKRLEEQVRRQQEEIEKLKAASPPFTASLTEGLRFRTPDGSVDLQLGGRFQQHLRVLLDRPEGSPRTQPDTFYVRAARLKMSGTFFSDYGFLVEGDFPSSSTGPTPTLQGAYVEWKKLREFRLQVGQFKVPISQERLRSRLFSDFVEDSVLTRFVPGYDLGILAYGQLAGGAAGYQAAVVHGRSHLDNAGRSRHDDNDEKEFAARVTLSPWAPDKEAFFLKGLRVGLAGTVTDVDDVTISGTGVTAFDLSTPELGVLFFDPAVSSGTLALDGRRTRLGAELSWAVGPACLRAEILARRDEMVNTGVREDIPIRAWSATLTWILTGEEKNPESRIVPAHPLGENGGWGALEVAARLAGAEIDDRIENLGVLVAGHSLKVRSATVGLNWWPARNLRLSADAVREKFGDDLDMGAGRTEDAFTGFLARFQIDF